One window of Desulfarculus baarsii DSM 2075 genomic DNA carries:
- a CDS encoding NHLP family bacteriocin export ABC transporter peptidase/permease/ATPase subunit, with amino-acid sequence MTKARAHTPTVLQMEAVECGAAALAMVLGYFGLYLPLEELREACGVSRDGSKAGNLVRAARAYGLEAQGYRAEVDDLAGHDLPLIVFWNYNHFLVVEGFGKDKVFLNDPAMGPRSVSLEEFRRQYSGVALSFKLTAQFKKGGHPHTIYRALGQRLRWAKPALGFAVICGLALVTPGLLAPTFSKVFVDQYLVAGLAYWVKPLLVAMGLTIIIKCWLSWLQQQALLRLETKMSLVSSGGFLLHALKLPSKFFSMRFAGDIAYRVGINDKVAQLLSGQLATNILGLISLVFYALLMLQYDTPLTLMVVCLGLGNLALLKYVSRRRKDLNLRYLQDLGRLMGVSMNGLQTIETLKAGGSESDFFARWSGYFAKTINTQQRFGVYNLLLSEGPALLNSMGNVMVLGLGALSIMEGELTMGMLLAFQMIMGLFLAPLNALVSLGGTLQEIDGDMRRLDDVLRYPQDEAWAERAPATAEAGKLAGYLEFRDIRFGYSPLAEPLIDKLSFALRPGARTALVGGSGSGKSTIAKLACGLLEPWSGQVLLDGQPRQNLPRRLIVNSLAMVDQSIMLFNGTVRQNLTLWDDQASERAVVQAAKDAMIHDEIMARAGGYDSVVEEGGVNFSGGQRQRLEIARTLANEPSILVLDEATSALDPLSERGIDDNLRRRGCTCLIVAHRLSTIRDCDEIIVLERGKVVQRGRHEELIADAQGPYARLIQAE; translated from the coding sequence ATGACCAAGGCCAGAGCGCATACGCCCACGGTCTTGCAGATGGAGGCGGTGGAGTGCGGGGCGGCCGCCCTGGCCATGGTCCTGGGCTATTTCGGCCTTTATCTGCCCCTGGAGGAACTGCGCGAGGCCTGCGGCGTCTCCCGCGATGGCAGCAAGGCCGGCAACCTAGTGCGCGCCGCCCGCGCCTATGGCCTGGAGGCCCAGGGCTACCGCGCCGAGGTCGACGATTTGGCCGGACACGATCTGCCGCTGATCGTTTTCTGGAACTACAACCATTTTCTGGTGGTCGAGGGTTTTGGCAAGGACAAGGTCTTCCTCAACGACCCGGCCATGGGCCCGCGCAGCGTTTCGCTGGAGGAGTTCCGACGTCAATACAGCGGCGTGGCCCTGTCGTTCAAGCTCACGGCCCAGTTCAAAAAGGGCGGCCACCCCCACACCATCTATCGCGCGCTGGGCCAACGGCTGCGCTGGGCCAAGCCGGCGCTTGGCTTCGCGGTGATCTGCGGGCTGGCCTTGGTGACGCCGGGGCTGTTGGCGCCGACTTTTTCCAAGGTCTTTGTCGATCAATACCTCGTGGCCGGCCTGGCTTACTGGGTCAAGCCGCTGCTGGTGGCCATGGGCCTGACTATCATCATCAAGTGCTGGCTGAGCTGGCTGCAACAGCAGGCGCTCCTGCGCCTGGAGACCAAGATGTCGCTGGTCAGCTCGGGCGGCTTTTTGTTGCACGCGCTCAAGCTGCCCTCCAAGTTTTTTTCCATGCGCTTCGCCGGCGACATCGCCTATCGGGTGGGCATCAACGACAAGGTGGCTCAACTGCTTTCGGGCCAGTTGGCCACCAATATCCTGGGGCTGATCAGCCTGGTCTTCTACGCCTTGCTGATGCTGCAATACGACACGCCGCTGACATTGATGGTCGTCTGCCTGGGCCTGGGCAACCTGGCCTTGCTGAAGTACGTCTCGCGGCGGCGCAAGGATTTGAACCTGCGCTATCTGCAAGACCTGGGCCGGCTGATGGGCGTGTCGATGAACGGCCTGCAGACCATCGAGACCCTCAAGGCCGGCGGCTCCGAGTCCGACTTTTTCGCCCGCTGGTCGGGCTATTTCGCCAAGACCATCAACACCCAGCAGCGCTTCGGCGTCTACAACCTGCTGCTCTCCGAGGGCCCGGCCCTGCTCAACAGCATGGGCAACGTGATGGTGCTGGGCCTGGGCGCGCTGTCGATCATGGAGGGCGAGCTGACCATGGGCATGCTGCTGGCCTTCCAGATGATCATGGGCCTGTTTTTGGCCCCGCTCAACGCCCTGGTCAGCCTGGGCGGCACGTTGCAGGAGATCGACGGCGACATGCGCCGCCTGGACGATGTGCTGCGCTATCCCCAGGACGAGGCCTGGGCCGAGCGGGCCCCGGCCACGGCCGAGGCGGGCAAGCTGGCCGGCTACCTGGAGTTTCGCGATATCCGTTTCGGCTACAGCCCCCTGGCCGAGCCGTTGATCGACAAGCTGAGCTTCGCCCTGCGGCCCGGGGCTCGGACGGCCCTGGTCGGCGGTTCGGGCTCGGGCAAATCGACCATCGCCAAGCTGGCCTGCGGCCTGCTGGAGCCGTGGTCGGGCCAGGTGCTGTTGGACGGCCAACCCCGCCAAAACCTGCCGCGGCGGTTGATCGTCAACTCCCTGGCCATGGTCGACCAGTCGATCATGCTATTCAACGGCACGGTGCGCCAAAACCTGACCTTGTGGGACGATCAGGCCTCCGAGCGCGCGGTGGTCCAAGCGGCCAAGGACGCCATGATCCACGACGAGATCATGGCCCGCGCCGGCGGTTACGACAGCGTGGTGGAGGAGGGCGGGGTCAATTTCAGCGGCGGCCAGCGCCAGCGCCTGGAGATAGCCCGCACCCTGGCCAACGAACCCAGCATCCTGGTGCTCGACGAGGCCACCAGCGCCCTGGACCCGCTCAGCGAGCGGGGCATCGACGACAATCTGCGTCGCCGGGGCTGCACTTGCCTGATTGTGGCCCATCGGCTCAGCACCATCCGCGACTGCGACGAGATCATCGTCCTCGAGCGGGGCAAGGTCGTCCAGCGCGGCCGTCACGAGGAGCTGATCGCCGACGCCCAGGGGCCCTACGCCAGGCTGATTCAGGCGGAGTGA
- a CDS encoding TolC family protein, which translates to MGWFGGDKGGLVWPLALAVALLTVGPPARAAQPSSARPLALVEAVRLTLANNANISLAQQDVAASQGSLDITRGAFDLTLSSNISQGHVFTPLAQLYRQAYGRTFQTTNTTSFQLGAQKLLRSGLTLQPNVTVSRMHDTLDYPELPASQASVNFAVIVPLLQGLGERAVGAQERAAQYQLEGVRQDYLQAAAANVYTAVADYWSLLEYQTIVTVYADSEQRAAKLLEESTALVEADQLPRSEITNLRANLDLKSAQRLSAASDLSSAQEALANSLGLGDQGFDGPVAVDDFPYQADVESIAGGLATEKFKQMALANRADLKSAKLKEKSANETLVAALDGLKPKLNLTLSAGYSGLSEDEAYSSYYRSLGDGVYGLNAVGSLNLEFPPANTAARGQVAASRAALQQSKIVLTDTQRQVLLGVASAVRELRASAQQVRLAREAVASYQRAVQDERLKLKLGTSTILAVIQVEDQLTSALLNEADARQRLATAVARIRYETGTLITGDPTAARFSVGSITTPPQADGSR; encoded by the coding sequence ATGGGTTGGTTTGGCGGCGACAAGGGCGGATTGGTCTGGCCATTGGCCTTGGCCGTGGCCTTGCTGACCGTCGGCCCGCCGGCCAGGGCCGCCCAACCATCCTCGGCCCGCCCCCTGGCCCTGGTCGAGGCCGTGCGCCTGACCCTGGCCAACAACGCCAACATCAGCCTGGCCCAGCAGGACGTGGCCGCCAGCCAGGGCTCGCTGGACATCACCCGCGGCGCCTTCGACCTGACGCTCAGCTCCAACATCTCCCAGGGCCATGTCTTCACGCCCCTGGCCCAGCTTTATCGCCAGGCCTATGGCCGCACCTTCCAGACCACCAACACCACCTCGTTTCAACTCGGCGCGCAAAAACTCCTGCGCAGCGGCCTGACCCTGCAACCAAACGTCACGGTCTCGCGCATGCACGACACGCTGGATTACCCCGAACTGCCGGCCAGCCAGGCCTCGGTCAACTTCGCGGTGATCGTGCCATTGTTGCAGGGCCTGGGCGAACGGGCCGTGGGGGCCCAGGAGCGAGCCGCCCAATATCAACTGGAGGGCGTGCGGCAAGACTATCTACAGGCGGCGGCCGCCAACGTCTACACGGCGGTGGCCGACTATTGGAGCCTGCTGGAGTACCAGACCATCGTCACCGTCTACGCCGACTCGGAACAGCGCGCGGCCAAGCTGCTGGAGGAATCGACGGCCCTGGTGGAGGCCGACCAACTGCCCCGCAGCGAGATCACCAACCTGCGGGCCAACCTGGACCTGAAATCGGCCCAACGCCTCTCGGCGGCCTCCGACCTCAGCTCGGCCCAGGAAGCCCTGGCCAACAGCCTGGGGCTGGGTGACCAAGGCTTTGACGGCCCGGTGGCCGTGGACGATTTTCCCTACCAGGCCGACGTGGAATCCATCGCCGGCGGCCTGGCCACGGAAAAATTCAAACAGATGGCCCTGGCCAACCGGGCCGATCTCAAATCGGCAAAATTGAAGGAAAAATCGGCCAACGAAACGCTGGTCGCCGCCCTGGACGGCCTCAAGCCCAAGTTGAACCTGACCCTCAGCGCCGGCTACAGCGGCCTTTCCGAGGACGAAGCCTATAGTTCTTATTATCGTTCATTGGGCGACGGCGTCTACGGCCTCAACGCCGTTGGTTCGTTGAACCTGGAGTTTCCGCCGGCCAACACCGCCGCGCGGGGCCAGGTGGCGGCCAGCAGGGCCGCGCTGCAACAATCCAAGATAGTGCTGACCGACACCCAGCGGCAGGTTTTGTTGGGCGTGGCCTCGGCCGTGCGCGAGCTGCGCGCCAGCGCCCAGCAGGTCCGCCTGGCCAGGGAGGCGGTGGCCAGCTATCAACGAGCCGTGCAGGATGAGCGCCTGAAACTGAAATTGGGCACCTCGACCATCCTTGCCGTGATACAAGTGGAAGATCAGTTGACCAGCGCCCTGCTCAACGAGGCCGACGCCCGGCAGCGCCTGGCCACGGCGGTGGCGCGCATACGCTATGAAACAGGCACGCTGATCACCGGCGATCCCACCGCCGCGCGCTTCAGCGTCGGTTCGATCACCACCCCACCCCAAGCGGACGGCAGCCGGTGA
- a CDS encoding radical SAM protein: MRSDSNTTPVSGPGFLVISPSLDCNNACIFCYDNYRVKGSRPAASAQEIAADAARMAARMGVGAVAVSGGEPLLYAELEQLTRLLKAAGLFVCVMTNGRLLARAQRLERLLEAGVDHFHIPLHSDDQAAHDAVTGVAGSFAQTVAGLANVAEVRARRPLGLTVVHVMHRRNYRRLPELVDFVAGFAPDHALLSHCIVEVQSPREHLALLARFEDIAPFVAQAHRVGQARGLPVYVENVPPCMMRGREAICVDFHKFNRLAVGGFKAAGERGEGGFEPFEQSIKSGQRTHADQCRRCAIQDFCGGFYRSYIEAMGQPDLEPYSVQELRSRQAAARQTS; the protein is encoded by the coding sequence GTGCGCAGCGACTCGAACACCACCCCCGTTTCCGGGCCAGGCTTTTTGGTGATCAGCCCCAGCCTGGATTGCAACAACGCCTGCATCTTTTGCTATGACAACTACCGCGTCAAAGGCTCGCGCCCGGCCGCCTCGGCCCAGGAGATCGCCGCCGACGCGGCGCGGATGGCGGCCCGCATGGGCGTGGGGGCCGTGGCCGTCAGCGGCGGCGAGCCCCTGCTCTACGCCGAACTGGAGCAACTGACGCGGCTGCTCAAGGCCGCGGGCCTGTTTGTCTGCGTGATGACCAACGGCCGCCTGCTGGCCCGCGCCCAGCGCCTGGAGCGCCTGTTGGAGGCCGGGGTGGATCATTTTCACATCCCGCTGCATTCCGACGACCAGGCCGCGCATGACGCGGTGACCGGCGTCGCCGGCAGTTTCGCCCAGACCGTGGCCGGCCTGGCCAACGTGGCCGAGGTCAGGGCCCGGAGGCCGCTGGGCCTGACCGTGGTTCACGTCATGCACCGGCGCAATTATCGACGCCTGCCCGAGTTGGTCGACTTCGTCGCGGGTTTCGCGCCCGATCACGCGCTGCTTTCCCATTGCATCGTCGAGGTGCAGTCGCCCAGGGAACACCTGGCGCTGCTGGCCCGCTTCGAGGACATCGCCCCCTTCGTGGCCCAGGCCCATCGGGTCGGTCAAGCGCGCGGCCTGCCGGTCTACGTCGAAAACGTCCCGCCGTGCATGATGCGCGGGCGCGAAGCCATCTGCGTGGATTTCCACAAATTCAACCGGTTGGCGGTCGGCGGGTTCAAAGCCGCCGGCGAGCGGGGCGAAGGCGGATTCGAGCCATTCGAGCAATCGATCAAAAGCGGCCAACGCACCCACGCCGACCAGTGCCGACGCTGCGCCATCCAGGACTTTTGCGGCGGTTTTTATCGATCCTACATCGAGGCCATGGGCCAGCCCGACCTGGAGCCATACTCCGTGCAAGAGCTCAGAAGCCGCCAGGCCGCGGCCCGGCAAACATCATAA
- a CDS encoding radical SAM protein — protein MPDENTSPTLEKHGFVIVAPDMRCNNNCLFCYDKDSPVEALESVSVNELVERTLAEAARQGIRRVGVSGGEPTIYPGIVDFARRLRGRGLATSILTNGRTLKDAAWLEELLDAGVDHFHVSVHSDLAHEHDAVTRAPGSFDDTLQGLCNIDQARRRRRLDLTIAHVMHRRNYRRLEHFARFIAPFGPYYVLLSYSIVHQASPDDQMNLLAPFETIMPEVLKACQTFDALGQKVYVDNVPPCVMRGHERICLDFQKTNNLNIIGLKMLGRSEGKRYKAVRQSINSHERAFAAQCADCAIRPYCGGLLGSYAEHFGQPKLRPYSPQEIRDRLSAAQAAAN, from the coding sequence ATGCCCGACGAAAACACCTCGCCCACGCTGGAAAAACACGGCTTCGTCATCGTCGCGCCAGACATGCGCTGCAACAACAACTGCCTGTTCTGCTACGACAAGGACTCGCCCGTGGAGGCGCTGGAGTCGGTGAGCGTGAATGAACTGGTCGAGCGCACCCTGGCCGAGGCGGCCCGTCAGGGCATCCGGCGGGTGGGCGTCAGCGGCGGAGAGCCGACGATCTATCCGGGCATCGTGGACTTTGCCCGGCGACTGCGCGGCCGCGGCCTGGCCACCAGCATCCTGACCAACGGCCGCACCCTCAAGGACGCGGCCTGGCTGGAAGAGCTTTTGGACGCGGGGGTGGATCACTTCCACGTCTCGGTCCATTCCGACCTAGCCCACGAACACGACGCCGTCACCAGGGCCCCGGGCAGCTTCGACGACACACTGCAAGGCCTGTGCAACATCGACCAGGCCCGTCGCCGCCGCCGCCTGGACCTGACCATCGCCCACGTCATGCACCGCCGCAACTATCGGCGTCTGGAGCATTTCGCCCGCTTCATCGCCCCGTTTGGGCCCTACTACGTCCTGCTGTCCTACAGCATCGTCCACCAGGCCTCGCCGGACGATCAGATGAACCTGCTGGCCCCCTTCGAGACGATCATGCCCGAGGTGTTGAAGGCCTGCCAAACCTTCGACGCCCTGGGCCAGAAGGTCTACGTCGACAACGTCCCGCCCTGCGTGATGCGCGGCCACGAACGCATCTGCCTGGATTTCCAGAAAACCAACAACCTCAACATCATCGGCCTGAAGATGCTGGGCCGCTCCGAGGGCAAGCGCTACAAGGCCGTGCGCCAGTCGATCAACAGCCACGAGCGGGCCTTTGCCGCGCAGTGCGCCGACTGCGCCATCCGGCCCTACTGCGGCGGCTTGCTGGGCTCCTACGCCGAGCACTTCGGCCAGCCGAAGCTGCGGCCCTACTCGCCCCAAGAAATCCGCGACCGCCTGAGCGCCGCCCAGGCGGCGGCCAACTGA
- a CDS encoding NHLP bacteriocin system secretion protein, protein MNDSTAKNKAPRAISSPEQLDQLLQVTRPGGWIALGALCLVLLAAIVWSVLGRIPTKVDGVGMLIRPGGVLDVVSLGQGQVSAIKVGSGDMVAQGQVVAELFQPSLQAQIVSARQELGQLTKQRQTLGAFYEKQDKLQQQLLTEQRKNLRAAMDDIDVRLNWLEKRVGDQQKLLDQGLITSQTLMDTKSQVMSAKEQKRQHMVDLKDLEEGYLKFQDQQERDLAQSDLSVLQSRGRLELLESDLSLRSRVISQYAGRVLELKARVGAEVDVGTPLFSVERLDKDLVTVAYAPAAQGKRIKKGMTIETTPSTVKRDEYGYMIGRVTDVSPFPATDQGMMAVLQNQELVSEFSKAGAPITVYAAFERDGGTYSGYKWSSKKGPPQKIYSGTVCTVQVVVDEQPPIQLVIPYFKSLLGL, encoded by the coding sequence GTGAACGATAGCACCGCCAAAAACAAGGCCCCCCGCGCCATCTCCTCGCCCGAGCAGCTCGATCAACTCTTGCAGGTGACCCGCCCCGGCGGCTGGATAGCCCTTGGCGCGCTGTGCCTGGTGTTGCTGGCGGCCATCGTCTGGAGCGTCCTGGGCCGCATCCCGACCAAGGTCGATGGCGTGGGCATGCTGATCAGGCCCGGCGGCGTCTTGGACGTGGTCAGCCTGGGCCAGGGGCAGGTGTCGGCCATAAAGGTTGGCTCCGGCGACATGGTCGCCCAGGGCCAGGTGGTGGCCGAGCTGTTCCAACCCAGCCTCCAGGCGCAGATCGTCAGCGCCCGCCAGGAACTGGGCCAGTTGACCAAACAGCGCCAAACACTGGGCGCGTTCTACGAAAAACAGGACAAGCTCCAGCAGCAGTTGCTCACCGAGCAACGCAAAAATTTGCGCGCGGCCATGGACGATATCGACGTGCGCCTCAACTGGCTGGAAAAACGGGTCGGCGACCAGCAAAAGCTGCTGGATCAGGGCCTGATCACCAGCCAGACCCTGATGGACACCAAAAGCCAGGTCATGAGCGCCAAGGAACAAAAGCGTCAGCACATGGTCGACCTGAAGGATCTGGAAGAAGGCTATCTGAAGTTTCAGGACCAGCAGGAGCGCGACCTGGCCCAGAGCGACTTGAGCGTCTTGCAATCGCGGGGTCGGCTGGAGCTGCTGGAGAGCGACCTGAGCCTGCGTTCACGGGTGATCAGCCAATACGCCGGCCGCGTGCTGGAGCTCAAGGCCCGCGTGGGCGCCGAGGTGGATGTGGGCACGCCCCTGTTCAGCGTCGAGCGGCTGGACAAGGATCTGGTGACGGTGGCCTACGCCCCGGCCGCCCAGGGCAAGCGCATCAAAAAAGGCATGACCATCGAGACAACCCCATCGACGGTCAAGCGTGACGAATACGGCTACATGATCGGCCGCGTCACCGACGTCAGCCCCTTTCCGGCCACCGACCAGGGCATGATGGCCGTGCTGCAAAACCAGGAGTTGGTGAGCGAATTCTCCAAGGCAGGCGCGCCGATAACCGTCTACGCCGCCTTCGAGCGCGACGGCGGGACATACAGCGGCTACAAGTGGTCGTCCAAAAAGGGCCCGCCGCAAAAAATCTACAGCGGGACAGTCTGCACGGTCCAGGTGGTGGTCGATGAACAACCACCGATCCAACTGGTCATACCCTATTTCAAGAGCCTCTTGGGGCTCTAG
- a CDS encoding acetate uptake transporter family protein → MSTEHTFVSPGPAGLAALAVACFGFGAVFNGHVELGGLPLLAAWLVGGGIVQYTVAVMELKDHNMTGGNVFLFFAAFFMFGAAISVMMKFLMLSGVLGAVKPAAMVEGFCWMAGAAFLTAVTPAYLKSPKPLFILVILLDVALWLIVGLDMGKLGPEFKPVVGYLLYVSGWIGIYTSAAVLNNHIFGKTVLPTFGTFVK, encoded by the coding sequence ATGTCGACGGAACACACTTTCGTCTCGCCCGGCCCGGCGGGATTGGCTGCCCTGGCTGTCGCCTGCTTCGGCTTCGGCGCGGTGTTCAACGGTCATGTCGAATTGGGGGGGCTGCCTCTGCTGGCCGCGTGGCTGGTCGGAGGCGGCATAGTGCAATACACCGTCGCCGTCATGGAGCTCAAGGATCACAACATGACCGGTGGCAACGTGTTTCTTTTCTTCGCCGCGTTTTTCATGTTCGGCGCGGCCATCTCGGTGATGATGAAGTTCCTGATGCTTTCGGGCGTGCTGGGGGCGGTCAAGCCGGCGGCCATGGTCGAGGGCTTTTGCTGGATGGCCGGCGCGGCCTTCCTCACCGCGGTGACTCCGGCCTACCTCAAAAGCCCCAAGCCGCTGTTCATCCTGGTGATTCTGCTTGACGTCGCCCTGTGGCTGATCGTGGGGCTGGACATGGGCAAGCTGGGGCCGGAGTTCAAGCCGGTGGTCGGCTACCTGCTCTACGTCTCCGGCTGGATCGGCATCTACACCTCGGCCGCGGTGCTCAACAACCATATCTTCGGCAAGACCGTGCTGCCCACGTTCGGCACCTTCGTCAAGTAG
- a CDS encoding acyl-CoA synthetase, whose translation MQFDTSKTAAYEQLYNGFHWNVPEKYNFGFDVVDKWAADRTKLALLSLSEDGEQAEYMSFFELSRLSDRFANVLVDLGLKKGDRVLIILHSIPQWYVAMIAMFKLGVVPMPGTVLLTAKDISYRVNRAEAVMVITDLDHVARVDEVARECPTLKHKMVVDGKTPGWYAYDAQMAAAKAKLERGVLGEVVTADPLMLYFTSGTTGQPKMVRHSHAYPMGHEVTARYAQSLQPTDLHWTVSETGWAKAAWGKLFGQMIVGAAIVQRKSLGRFNPENTLRALERYGVTTFCAPPTVYRMLIQQDLKAYDFTLRHCMSAGEPMNPEVIKAWREGTGLDIYDFYGQTETVCILSNYPFMPLKYGSVGKPTPGHDVRVVDENGVELAPGDEGHIAMYLGDQRPPGLMMEYWLDDDAMAGSFKGDYYYTGDRAYRDEEGYFWFVGRGDDIIKSSGYRVGPFEVESALQEHPAVAECAVVGAPDPEGVRGMVIKAFVVLVKGYEASEALTKEIQDYVKNTTAPYKYPRLIEYREELPKTISGKILRRELRKQ comes from the coding sequence GTGCAATTCGACACCAGCAAAACGGCAGCATATGAACAGCTCTACAACGGATTCCACTGGAACGTTCCCGAAAAATACAATTTCGGCTTCGACGTGGTGGACAAATGGGCCGCCGACCGCACCAAACTGGCCCTTCTATCCCTCAGCGAGGATGGCGAACAAGCCGAATACATGAGCTTTTTCGAGCTGAGCCGCCTGTCCGACCGCTTCGCCAACGTGCTTGTCGACCTGGGCCTGAAAAAGGGCGACCGGGTCTTGATCATCCTGCACAGCATTCCCCAGTGGTACGTGGCCATGATCGCCATGTTCAAGCTGGGCGTGGTGCCCATGCCGGGCACGGTGCTGCTGACGGCCAAGGACATCAGCTACCGCGTCAACCGGGCCGAGGCGGTGATGGTCATCACCGACCTGGACCACGTGGCCCGCGTCGACGAGGTGGCCCGCGAGTGCCCCACGCTCAAGCACAAGATGGTCGTCGACGGCAAGACCCCCGGTTGGTACGCCTACGACGCCCAGATGGCCGCGGCCAAGGCCAAGCTGGAGCGCGGCGTCCTGGGCGAGGTGGTCACCGCCGACCCGTTGATGCTTTACTTCACCAGCGGCACCACCGGCCAGCCCAAGATGGTCCGCCACAGCCACGCCTACCCCATGGGCCACGAGGTCACCGCCCGTTACGCCCAATCCCTGCAACCCACCGACCTGCACTGGACCGTCTCGGAGACGGGCTGGGCCAAGGCCGCCTGGGGCAAGCTCTTCGGCCAGATGATCGTGGGCGCGGCCATTGTCCAGCGCAAGAGCCTGGGCCGCTTCAACCCCGAGAACACGCTCAGGGCCCTGGAGCGCTACGGCGTGACGACCTTCTGCGCCCCGCCCACGGTCTATCGCATGCTCATCCAGCAGGATTTGAAGGCCTACGACTTCACCCTGCGCCACTGCATGAGCGCCGGCGAACCCATGAACCCCGAGGTGATCAAGGCCTGGCGCGAGGGCACGGGCCTGGACATCTACGACTTCTACGGCCAGACCGAAACGGTGTGCATCCTCTCCAACTACCCCTTCATGCCGTTGAAGTATGGCAGCGTCGGCAAGCCCACCCCGGGGCACGACGTGCGCGTGGTCGATGAAAACGGCGTGGAGCTGGCCCCGGGCGACGAGGGTCACATCGCCATGTACCTGGGCGACCAGCGCCCGCCGGGCCTGATGATGGAATATTGGCTCGACGACGACGCCATGGCCGGCTCTTTCAAGGGCGATTACTATTACACCGGCGACCGCGCCTACCGCGACGAGGAGGGCTACTTCTGGTTCGTTGGTCGCGGCGACGACATCATCAAGAGCTCGGGCTACCGCGTGGGGCCCTTCGAGGTGGAGTCGGCCCTGCAGGAACACCCGGCCGTGGCCGAGTGCGCCGTGGTCGGCGCGCCCGATCCCGAGGGCGTGCGCGGCATGGTCATCAAGGCCTTTGTCGTGCTGGTCAAGGGCTATGAAGCCTCCGAGGCGCTGACCAAGGAGATTCAGGACTACGTGAAGAACACCACCGCGCCCTACAAGTATCCGCGCCTGATCGAATACCGCGAGGAGCTGCCCAAGACCATCAGCGGCAAGATCCTGCGGCGGGAGCTGCGCAAGCAATAG